The nucleotide sequence ATGTGCTGATACAGACAGTGAGGTGGTTGAAAACAAGTGCGCAATAGGTGATTCAAAATACGCCAGGCGCTGCAAGTGTTGCTGCCGTGAAAAAGCCGCACCTCCAGCCGATCAGTGTCGTCAACAAGGTGGCACACCCAAGGAGACTACAAGGCCCACCGCAAATTGTGGCGAATGTACAACCTGGTGTAACCAACAATGTTCAGCTATGGGCGCTAGTGTGATTGATGACAAGTGCTCAATACCAGGTGGATCTTCTTGGCTCAGGAAATGCGAATGTTGTTGCCGTGATAACTCAAAACCCCCACCTCCAGCAAGTTGCGGTTGTGCTCCAGATGTAACATTGACCACACCGGGTTCCAAGCCATGCAATTACAAGCTTGTATCGTCGTtgacatcctcatcatcatagatATATCAATGGAGCATGAATGGAATTAACGATCGTTGATTGGATGtgatttgtttctttttttaaCTTCCAAGTTTTTGATttgctttgttttatgttttgAGTTTGAACTCATTTGGATAATTGAATTGGTTTTTGCATTTAAGGGATTGAATAAGTTGTCTTACTTTTCTAAAGGTTATGAAATCTATTGTAATCTTTATTTAAGTGTTTGGAATTAATGAAAACGATGCTTATTAGAATAATACATTAGAATGATGACGAAATACACAAGAAATGACACAATTATTTTATCTCTTTTCATATTGCCTCTAAAAATTCATCCACATTCTTATCAGAACTTCCACCTTCACTTACTGCTTGTACTGCTAGTTCTTTCCAGTTCCTTGCATTCTTTTTCATTTCCTTCCCTTTTTCTCCTTCCATGGCTTCTTTTATACATGATTCAAGTTCATTCTTTCTCGAAATCCCATCTTCATCCACTTTAGCTCTAATCCCTACTTTCCACAAATCTTCAACACATTTAGCATTCGTTGGTTGGTCTGACCATTGAGGAAATGCAATCATCGGTACGCCTAAACTTAACGATTCCACTATGGAATTCCACCCACAATGAGTCACAAAACAACCCAATGCGGGGTTTGACAGAACTTCCAATTGTGGGCACCATGTGATTACTAGCCCCTTCTCCGATCCTGGAGACGTCGAGATATCCTTGCGAAATGTGCTCGGAATCTTGTTTTCTTCTGTTTTCCTGACTACCCACAAGAAATTGTAGTCGCAACCtagtaatgcccctgcaacttccTCAATTTGCTCTTGGTTCAATACTGCCATGCTACCCATGGAGACATAGATTACTGAGTTGTCCTCCTTTGCATTGAGCCAGTCTATGCATTCAGCTCTTTTTGTGTCGAATATATTAAGACCGTAATCATTGTCTCCTTCAATCCGTTTGTCTAAGTACTTGGATGGAATAGTTGGTCCGATTGTCCTCACTCTCCATAGCTTTGCCATCCAATTCAACACCTTTATGAAAAGAAGTTATTAATAACATTAcaagtaataattaatttaatgtaATGTAAATGAATTTCATTGAAAGAAATTGTATACCTCAGGCTCCAAATCGTCGAAGGAGTTGAAAAGAACCCAATCTGCCTTCTCAATGTTGGAAAACTGGTCCACGAGTAGCCTCAAAAAGTGGGGGAAAGATTCTACGTCAGAAACGAAAGAAGGTAACTCCAGAACCTTAAACTGTGGCAATCCGGGAATTGAGATCATCTCTCCGTTCGGCACCGGAACCTTTAATAGACCGCGGTATATGTAATAATAGATGCTATTAACAGCAAGAGGTTGAGTGAAAAAAACAGCTCCAACCAAGTTGAGTTTTTGGGTCACGTTCAAAACCCATGGcacaaatgaatcataaacaacacAACTCACCGGAGGAGTATCATCTGAATTTTGGATTCTCTCAATTAATTCAGCTAGTGCTTTCAATCCGATTGTTTCAAAGCGTTCAACATAATCTTCAGCTGTAGACCATCCAACATCGTCGTAACCATCAGATACTGTTTCGACCTTAAAAGGACCATCTTGGATTTGAATTGTTTTAGCCATATAGTTGGTTAAGACTACTGTAATTTTGACATCTTTGGCAGCTAATCTTTTTGAGAATTGAAGAATCGGGTTTATGTGGCCTTGAAGTGGGTATGGGAAAACTAGTATATGCGCTCCATAAGCCTTCTTTTCcactttctccattttctctcttGCTCAGTTTTATTCCTGTAATTAATTTACAGTATTTTTTTGCTTTGGGGAACTCAAGAAGAGCATTTCTTCATGAATGGAACAAAGAAAAAGCAGGGAGAGGGACAACCTACCTCTTACTAGGACCATGTGGTGGACAGTGGGACTATTAATGGCTTCAGCTTTTTCTGCCGGATTCGGTGGATAATTCAGTATATGTCAACATCCTTTCGTCCACATTGTAGATGGAGGTAGATTTTTCTTACatttaaataaaaatatctaGCTAGTTTTCATATGTTTTTTCTTATCCATGTTTTACATAAAAATGTCAAGTATTTATgtataatttttctggggtgagctaaaattttattaataaaagaaaaagaaaataaagacaaGACGAGGACATAAAGCCAATAGCAgtcaaagaaagaaagagaaagaaaaaacaaaaaaaaatgaaaaatggaatggaaaaatgaacagaaaatgggtcatttgtacaaatatttttaaaacatgatccaaatggacgagtaaaaattagtatgggtgaaatggacaccaaaaaaatagtaaggatgaaattggattcatcctgatttaaactttaaaaatactccctccgtctcacTATAAGTGACCTAGTGTATAACTAATTTAGTTATACACTAGGTCACTTgatagtgggacggaggtagtagcaaggatgaaactggatgcatcctgatgtacgtaaattaataataaaaaaatatttgaaaatgggtaggataaaactgtttacgtggctatttttatatttttgtccatttaaacagtatcaaaatctaaatgtccttttcacccagaaattgatgattttggtctttttaaccaattttatgaaaaatgaacaagtttATCAACGATTTCCTCCAAAACGATTTACCTGAAAATTGGATTCAAAAGCTTTCAAACgatattttgttttgatttagcaTTGATCTTCTAAGATATTTTTGCTGCAAAAGGGTCCCGCATTCCTCTACGAGTCCTCAAATATTTCGAAACAGAAAAGTAAGATCAAAAATATGGCCAGAAAATTTCTGTTTATAATCCTGAAAAGATGACGTATACAACTTCATGATCAATACAATTAGAACAATTTTTGGAGCTCTAATAATGTGTTCGAAATATTGACCAGTCAACTGGAGTTAGTGGACTCATGTAGACTAGTCAACAGTATGCAGTCAACGATCAACAATATTATTTCGAGTGTCTAGTAGGAGTGCGACTCAGTCAAAACCGTTGCAAAAAGTCCATCGTGAGGTTAAAATCAACCGTGGTCGAGAGTTCGAAAGTGTTACTTTCGGAATTTCCGATAAGGAACAATACATTCCCGGAAAATCACCTTTTCTTAAGTTTGTTCGCGGTCAACAACTCATCTTTTTAGAACCACGCAAAACAAACTGAAAACTATCCAAAGAGGGAGAACTTGATGTCGCTCTATCTAAAATATCTTCTATCATCATATTCACCGATACGCATAATGATGAATATGTTGTATGATTGTCATATTTATTATCATCTATGTACATGGATGTTAGCctaataaatttattaatatatgCACCAGCATCTATATCTAACTTCTAAGAGGATAACCAATATTTGTTTCATGTTCACTGTGAATAAATCCCATCTTCTAATTCTGGAAAATTTGACCAGCCAATACTTTTCGAAGaaccagaaaaataaaaacattattaACTGGACTGGTAAAAGAACTTGAGCTTCCAACAATTTTGGTAGTGATTTACTTAATGGCTTGCTCAACAACTTGCATAACTATTTTCCCAATAAATGCACGTTCAACATTGAATGGATCCGGAGATATGGAAATGAAGAAAAAGCTTTGTGGAGGAAGATTATTCGTAGCAAATTTGGTGGCAATGAGAAGGTTTTTCTTCTAAACAACACAAACAATTAAGTTGGTAAGAGTTGGAGTGGCATTTTGAAACCCAAAGATAGATTAGCGGAATGGAACGAAACAATTTTCAGTGTCAGAGTAATACAAATCCTTAGAGGATGATGGATTGCTTGTTTTCTCCTACAAGTGTGTTTGGAACCCAAAAATACCACATAGGGTAATCTTCATTGTTTGGTCTCTATGTTATAATGGTGCACCAACAATGGATAGTTTGAGACACTCTTTTATTGTGAATGGATGCTTATTGTGCAAGAAGAGTGTTGAAACATACCATCATTTGTTTCTGCATTTTGAAATAACAAGTGAAATCTGGAATTACTTTTGGATAGATACAATTTACAGTGGGTGTTTCAGGACAGTATGAGAAACACAATCTAAAagtggaaaagaaaaaaaggtaGAAATCTTAACCTGAAAAGTAGTATA is from Papaver somniferum cultivar HN1 unplaced genomic scaffold, ASM357369v1 unplaced-scaffold_8, whole genome shotgun sequence and encodes:
- the LOC113344800 gene encoding uncharacterized protein LOC113344800 isoform X1, with the protein product MASFSSSSVCVAAFLLLSIFLVSASTNQKNVISYVLPTSAVGAGGQCGQPGDSSTETTIISTNCADCTNWCNEECADTDSEVVENKCAIGDSKYARRCKCCCREKAAPPADQCRQQGGTPKETTRPTANCGECTTWCNQQCSAMGASVIDDKCSIPGGSSWLRKCECCCRDNSKPPPPASCGCAPDVTLTTPGSKPCNYKLVSSLTSSSS
- the LOC113344800 gene encoding uncharacterized protein LOC113344800 isoform X2 → MASFSSSSVCVAAFLLLSIFLVSASTNQKNVISYVLPTSVGAGGQCGQPGDSSTETTIISTNCADCTNWCNEECADTDSEVVENKCAIGDSKYARRCKCCCREKAAPPADQCRQQGGTPKETTRPTANCGECTTWCNQQCSAMGASVIDDKCSIPGGSSWLRKCECCCRDNSKPPPPASCGCAPDVTLTTPGSKPCNYKLVSSLTSSSS
- the LOC113344799 gene encoding UDP-glycosyltransferase 74E1-like; translation: MEKVEKKAYGAHILVFPYPLQGHINPILQFSKRLAAKDVKITVVLTNYMAKTIQIQDGPFKVETVSDGYDDVGWSTAEDYVERFETIGLKALAELIERIQNSDDTPPVSCVVYDSFVPWVLNVTQKLNLVGAVFFTQPLAVNSIYYYIYRGLLKVPVPNGEMISIPGLPQFKVLELPSFVSDVESFPHFLRLLVDQFSNIEKADWVLFNSFDDLEPEVLNWMAKLWRVRTIGPTIPSKYLDKRIEGDNDYGLNIFDTKRAECIDWLNAKEDNSVIYVSMGSMAVLNQEQIEEVAGALLGCDYNFLWVVRKTEENKIPSTFRKDISTSPGSEKGLVITWCPQLEVLSNPALGCFVTHCGWNSIVESLSLGVPMIAFPQWSDQPTNAKCVEDLWKVGIRAKVDEDGISRKNELESCIKEAMEGEKGKEMKKNARNWKELAVQAVSEGGSSDKNVDEFLEAI